A genomic window from Lotus japonicus ecotype B-129 chromosome 1, LjGifu_v1.2 includes:
- the LOC130732522 gene encoding uncharacterized protein LOC130732522 isoform X1: MGCGISTMEVEEPSHTRRSIRPRQRVNIPPINKPIMKKDYDNGDDGDDGDTVIMKPLIDVECKQKMKDERTNYNGDKLREEKIFVEVKEKEEHGVDDKHVKNECGNGGKLHVMNVRNEEENEERDDSFIGPGSPSFREYCNDNDSVDRSSLGDSNDCNSEELSTKNGSDDDSTNRTESEKSVNSNKQEPEKKERRGRGFRNVMNRGRARGKRNLLNFACYNTGNQSYAEGSLNKVVGKTA; the protein is encoded by the exons ATGGGTTGTGGCATCTCAACGATGGAGGTAGAAGAACCATCTCATACTCGTCGTTCCATCCGGCCTCGGCAACGTGTGAATATTCCACCTATTAACAAGCCCATTATGAAGAAGGATTATGACAATGGCGATGATGGCGATGATGGTGACACCGTGATCATGAAGCCGTTGATTGACGTAGAATGTAAACAAAAGATGAAGGATGAACGTACCAATTATAATGGGGATAagttgagagaagagaagatttttgtTGAGGTGAAAGAAAAAGAGGAGCATGGTGTAGATgataaacatgtgaagaatgaATGTGGTAATGGTGGCAAGTTACATGTAATGAATGTGAGGAATGAAGAGGAGAATGAGGAGAGGGATGATAGCTTCATTGGCCCTGGGTCACCGAGTTTTAGAGAATATTGTAATGATAATGATTCTGTGGATCGAAGTTCTTTGGGAGATTCCAATGATTGTAACTCCGAGGAATTAAGCACCAAGAATGGCA GCGATGATGATTCAACAAACAGGACGGAAAGTGAGAAAAGTGTCAATTCCAACAAG CAGGAACCTGAGAAGAAAGAGAGGAGAGGACGAGGATTCAGGAATGTCATGAATAGGGGAAGGGCAAGAGGGAAGAGAAATCTTCTGAACTTTGCTTGCTACAACACTGGCAATCAATCCTACGCTGAAGGTTCATTAAACAAAGTAGTTGGAAAAACTGCATGA
- the LOC130732522 gene encoding uncharacterized protein LOC130732522 isoform X2, with protein MGCGISTMEVEEPSHTRRSIRPRQRVNIPPINKPIMKKDYDNGDDGDDGDTVIMKPLIDVECKQKMKDERTNYNGDKLREEKIFVEVKEKEEHGVDDKHVKNECGNGGKLHVMNVRNEEENEERDDSFIGPGSPSFREYCNDNDSVDRSSLGDSNDCNSEELSTKNGSDDDSTNRTESEKSVNSNKEPEKKERRGRGFRNVMNRGRARGKRNLLNFACYNTGNQSYAEGSLNKVVGKTA; from the exons ATGGGTTGTGGCATCTCAACGATGGAGGTAGAAGAACCATCTCATACTCGTCGTTCCATCCGGCCTCGGCAACGTGTGAATATTCCACCTATTAACAAGCCCATTATGAAGAAGGATTATGACAATGGCGATGATGGCGATGATGGTGACACCGTGATCATGAAGCCGTTGATTGACGTAGAATGTAAACAAAAGATGAAGGATGAACGTACCAATTATAATGGGGATAagttgagagaagagaagatttttgtTGAGGTGAAAGAAAAAGAGGAGCATGGTGTAGATgataaacatgtgaagaatgaATGTGGTAATGGTGGCAAGTTACATGTAATGAATGTGAGGAATGAAGAGGAGAATGAGGAGAGGGATGATAGCTTCATTGGCCCTGGGTCACCGAGTTTTAGAGAATATTGTAATGATAATGATTCTGTGGATCGAAGTTCTTTGGGAGATTCCAATGATTGTAACTCCGAGGAATTAAGCACCAAGAATGGCA GCGATGATGATTCAACAAACAGGACGGAAAGTGAGAAAAGTGTCAATTCCAACAAG GAACCTGAGAAGAAAGAGAGGAGAGGACGAGGATTCAGGAATGTCATGAATAGGGGAAGGGCAAGAGGGAAGAGAAATCTTCTGAACTTTGCTTGCTACAACACTGGCAATCAATCCTACGCTGAAGGTTCATTAAACAAAGTAGTTGGAAAAACTGCATGA